From Desulfosalsimonas propionicica, the proteins below share one genomic window:
- a CDS encoding NUDIX hydrolase, which produces MKEKNFCPYCGLGLTEKFTEGRMRQYCSACALPVYENPVPATSVVVADEYDRILLVKRNIEPKTGWWCLPGGFLETGESPEQGALRELREETGISGKIDMLLGVLTNEGRFYKAILMIGFLVRSFSGTARAGDDADDAAWFDKDRLPEIAFNSHRSLIRIYYAGYRQNNPNPAYSP; this is translated from the coding sequence ATGAAAGAAAAAAATTTCTGCCCTTACTGCGGACTGGGGCTCACAGAAAAATTTACCGAAGGGCGCATGCGGCAGTACTGCAGCGCATGCGCCCTTCCCGTGTATGAAAACCCGGTTCCGGCCACCAGCGTGGTGGTGGCAGACGAATACGACCGGATTCTGCTGGTAAAACGCAACATAGAGCCCAAAACCGGCTGGTGGTGCCTGCCAGGCGGGTTTCTGGAAACCGGGGAGAGCCCGGAGCAAGGCGCACTGCGGGAACTGCGCGAGGAAACCGGCATTTCCGGGAAAATTGACATGCTTCTGGGGGTGCTCACAAACGAGGGCCGGTTCTACAAAGCCATCCTGATGATCGGCTTTTTGGTCAGAAGCTTTTCCGGAACCGCTCGGGCCGGAGATGACGCAGATGATGCCGCCTGGTTTGACAAAGACCGGCTGCCGGAAATCGCATTTAACAGCCACCGGTCCCTGATCCGGATCTATTATGCCGGCTACCGGCAAAACAACCCAAATCCCGCATACAGTCCGTAA